Proteins found in one Agaribacterium sp. ZY112 genomic segment:
- a CDS encoding LPP20 family lipoprotein, with protein sequence MRTLFHFFVVAAATLTLFACSSSRTDVESDLGIKGAPDWVNEGTKAVDNDKGQLIHGIGSAPDMGDQSLQRSTADGRARAEVARVVSTIVKSSLNDYTTSTGETADMSVEREITTTTNSALNGSLIVANWKDPRTGTLYSIAELDLKKLDAAIESAKKLGNLDKTQFKQDLNANFDRFMKEQN encoded by the coding sequence ATGCGCACTTTATTTCATTTCTTTGTAGTCGCTGCTGCGACATTAACACTGTTTGCTTGTTCTAGTTCTCGGACTGATGTTGAGTCAGACCTAGGTATTAAAGGTGCCCCAGATTGGGTAAATGAGGGAACTAAGGCGGTCGATAACGACAAAGGCCAGCTTATTCACGGTATCGGTTCTGCACCAGATATGGGTGATCAAAGCTTGCAGCGCTCTACTGCTGATGGTCGTGCACGCGCTGAAGTCGCACGTGTTGTGTCCACAATTGTTAAAAGCAGCTTGAATGATTACACCACTTCTACTGGTGAAACGGCTGATATGAGCGTCGAGCGTGAAATTACAACCACAACGAACTCCGCTCTTAATGGCTCGCTTATTGTGGCTAACTGGAAAGACCCTCGTACCGGCACCTTATATTCAATTGCCGAGCTTGATCTTAAAAAGCTCGACGCAGCGATTGAAAGCGCTAAGAAGCTAGGCAACTTGGATAAAACTCAATTCAAACAAGATTTAAATGCGAATTTTGACCGCTTTATGAAGGAGCAGAATTAA